From one Treponema denticola genomic stretch:
- a CDS encoding valine--tRNA ligase encodes MSEKLQAIELEKSYNPKEFEERIYSFWEANRCFSPIKKKNTKNTFTVVIPPPNVTGVLHVGHALDETLQDVIVRYHRMKGDETLWIPGTDHAGIATQSVVEKKLKAEGKNRRDLGREAFIEKVWEVKNEHHSIITKQLRKMGVSVDWDRERFTLDEGLSQAVREVFVSLYEQGLIYQGNYLVNWCPSCGTAISDDEVEHEDRKGGMYHIYYKLADGAVLQNEAGEKIQEIEIATTRPETLLGDTAIAVHPEDPRYASIIGKEVILPLANRKIPVIADSYVDKEFGTGVVKITPAHDPNDWEVGKRHNLPVLNILNPDGTLNDAVPEKYRGLSTEKARKAVIEDLEALGLFKNEEKIKHAVGCCYRCHTSIEPYVSKQWFVKMQPLAQKALDAWKKGDVVFYPQKWENTYAHWMNNIRDWCISRQLWWGHRIPVWYCADCGKTNVSRTDITECPYCKSKNIKQDEDVLDTWFSSWLWPFSTLGWPEKTEDLAHFFPTSALVTGHDIIFFWVARMIMASLQFTGKAPFKDIFIHGLVRDKQGRKMSKSLGNGIDPLVAIEEFGADAMKFTLTFMCGSQSQDFLIDMESFKLGSKFANKVWNASRYILGNLAGRTIVPVGRDGSQNSLKELDRWIYHELNEAAQTVRSSLDSYRYNEAAQKVYEFFWNNFCDWYVEGTKLSFKYGDENEKDRAASVLLAVLEESLRLLHPFLAFVTEEIYSKLPDNCAEGALPRAKILMTSDYPEEKKERIDEAASIRFRTLQEIVRNIRALRAECGIDPQLKLKVSLYIEKNSPAEAARENSEIIEMLSGLSGLDFIDSLKEKPASSIGVVGAGFEAFLITGDSIDIDQLKKRFEKELEKNEQNASKIDSKLKNENFVKNAPLEVIEGEKEKHAEFLRRIEKLKGYLEGMR; translated from the coding sequence ATGAGCGAAAAATTGCAGGCGATTGAATTGGAAAAATCTTATAATCCCAAAGAATTTGAAGAGCGTATTTATTCCTTTTGGGAAGCCAATAGGTGCTTTAGCCCGATAAAAAAGAAAAACACAAAAAATACCTTTACTGTCGTTATTCCTCCGCCCAATGTTACGGGTGTTCTCCATGTAGGCCATGCCCTCGATGAAACTTTGCAGGATGTAATTGTCCGCTATCACCGTATGAAAGGGGACGAAACCCTCTGGATTCCCGGAACCGATCATGCAGGTATTGCCACTCAATCCGTTGTAGAAAAAAAACTGAAGGCAGAAGGCAAAAACCGCCGCGATCTCGGACGGGAAGCTTTTATCGAAAAGGTATGGGAAGTTAAAAATGAACATCACTCGATTATAACAAAGCAGCTCCGCAAAATGGGAGTTTCGGTCGATTGGGATAGGGAACGCTTTACCTTAGATGAGGGGCTTTCTCAAGCTGTAAGGGAGGTCTTTGTTTCTTTATATGAACAGGGTCTAATTTATCAGGGAAATTATCTTGTAAACTGGTGCCCTTCATGCGGTACGGCAATTTCGGATGATGAGGTTGAACATGAAGACCGAAAGGGCGGCATGTACCATATTTATTATAAATTGGCAGACGGGGCAGTTTTACAAAATGAAGCCGGCGAAAAAATACAAGAAATAGAAATTGCAACCACCCGCCCTGAAACCCTTTTGGGAGATACCGCCATAGCCGTTCATCCCGAAGATCCACGCTATGCTTCCATCATAGGGAAAGAAGTAATTCTGCCTCTCGCAAATAGGAAGATTCCTGTAATTGCCGATTCCTATGTCGATAAAGAATTTGGAACAGGTGTTGTAAAGATAACTCCTGCCCATGACCCCAATGACTGGGAGGTAGGTAAAAGGCATAATCTTCCCGTTCTAAATATCTTAAACCCTGACGGAACCTTAAACGATGCCGTTCCCGAAAAGTACCGAGGCCTTTCGACAGAAAAAGCACGCAAGGCCGTTATCGAAGATTTGGAAGCTCTGGGACTTTTTAAAAATGAAGAAAAAATAAAGCACGCAGTAGGCTGCTGTTACCGCTGTCATACAAGTATAGAGCCCTATGTTTCAAAACAATGGTTTGTAAAAATGCAGCCATTGGCTCAAAAAGCCTTAGATGCATGGAAAAAAGGCGATGTTGTTTTTTATCCTCAAAAATGGGAGAACACCTATGCTCACTGGATGAACAATATCCGCGACTGGTGTATTTCCCGTCAGCTTTGGTGGGGGCATCGTATTCCTGTTTGGTATTGTGCCGATTGCGGAAAAACTAATGTAAGCCGCACGGATATTACGGAATGTCCTTACTGTAAGTCAAAAAACATAAAGCAGGATGAGGATGTTTTAGACACTTGGTTTTCAAGCTGGCTTTGGCCTTTTTCAACCCTCGGCTGGCCCGAAAAGACCGAAGACCTCGCACACTTTTTTCCGACATCGGCCCTTGTTACAGGACACGATATAATTTTCTTTTGGGTAGCAAGAATGATAATGGCCTCCTTGCAGTTTACGGGCAAGGCTCCTTTTAAAGATATTTTTATTCACGGTTTGGTTCGGGATAAACAAGGCCGCAAGATGAGTAAGAGCTTGGGAAACGGTATTGACCCCCTTGTAGCCATCGAAGAATTTGGGGCTGACGCTATGAAGTTCACTCTTACATTTATGTGCGGTTCTCAAAGTCAAGACTTTTTAATCGACATGGAAAGTTTTAAGCTCGGCTCAAAATTTGCAAACAAGGTTTGGAACGCTTCCCGATATATTTTAGGAAATCTTGCAGGCAGAACAATTGTGCCTGTTGGACGGGACGGCAGCCAAAACAGCTTAAAAGAACTTGACCGCTGGATTTATCATGAACTAAACGAAGCGGCTCAAACGGTTCGCTCAAGCCTCGATTCTTACCGTTATAATGAAGCCGCTCAAAAGGTTTACGAATTCTTTTGGAATAATTTTTGTGATTGGTATGTTGAAGGTACTAAGCTTTCTTTTAAGTACGGGGACGAAAATGAGAAGGATAGGGCGGCTTCGGTTCTCCTTGCCGTCTTGGAAGAATCCTTACGCCTGCTTCATCCGTTTTTAGCCTTTGTTACCGAAGAGATTTATTCAAAGCTGCCCGACAATTGTGCTGAAGGCGCCTTGCCCCGTGCCAAGATTTTAATGACTTCCGATTACCCCGAAGAAAAAAAAGAACGCATAGATGAGGCTGCTTCTATCCGGTTTAGAACATTGCAGGAAATTGTCCGCAACATTAGAGCCTTACGGGCCGAATGCGGCATAGACCCTCAGTTAAAGCTTAAGGTTTCTCTTTATATCGAGAAAAACTCTCCTGCGGAAGCTGCCCGTGAAAATTCCGAAATAATAGAAATGCTTTCAGGCCTTTCCGGTTTAGACTTTATCGATTCTCTTAAAGAAAAACCGGCCTCTTCAATCGGTGTAGTAGGAGCGGGCTTTGAGGCTTTTTTGATAACGGGAGATTCAATAGAT
- a CDS encoding nitroreductase family protein, which produces MNFNVFLSLMKKRQSCRSFDYSKPVSKEDLISILEAGRLSPSACNSQPYEVFVAQGEKAKIIADAKMGSFNNFIDDCNTFLIIAEDNYSLPAKIGSLIKKVDFKAIDIGILTANIVNAASALNLETCILGVFDEKRIQKLIERKKRIRLVIALGYPKEGYPLREKTRKDFDDNIHFL; this is translated from the coding sequence ATGAATTTTAATGTTTTTTTATCGCTTATGAAAAAAAGGCAAAGCTGCAGGAGCTTTGATTATTCTAAACCTGTTTCAAAAGAGGACTTGATTTCTATTTTGGAGGCAGGACGGCTTTCACCCTCGGCCTGTAATTCTCAACCCTACGAGGTTTTCGTTGCTCAAGGCGAAAAGGCCAAGATAATTGCAGATGCTAAGATGGGTTCCTTTAACAATTTCATTGATGACTGTAATACTTTTTTGATAATAGCCGAAGACAATTACAGCCTGCCTGCAAAGATAGGTTCACTGATAAAGAAGGTCGACTTTAAGGCCATAGATATAGGCATCTTAACGGCCAACATTGTAAATGCAGCATCAGCCCTAAATTTGGAAACCTGCATCCTCGGTGTCTTTGACGAAAAACGAATCCAAAAGCTCATAGAGCGAAAAAAGAGAATCCGCCTCGTCATAGCTCTGGGTTATCCTAAAGAAGGTTACCCTTTGAGGGAAAAGACAAGAAAAGACTTTGACGATAATATACACTTTTTATAA
- a CDS encoding NCS2 family permease translates to MERFFKIKEHNTTVRTEVIAGITTFLAMAYILAVNPGILSEAGMDRGAVFTATALSAAIATLAMGLLANLPVALASGMGLNAFFTYSVVIGLGYSPSTALTAVFLEGVLFILLSAVNVREAIVKSIPLNLKKAVAAGIGIFITFIAFQNSGIIVDNPATLVGLGEFTWGSPAVLALIGLIITCALFILRVPGAILIGILITTIIGIPLKITVPFGGWEGWSPISLPSAPAVLNFDFSNVLSFKFFIVFVSFLFVDIFDTVGTLVGVATQANLVDKDGNIPKIKQAFLSDAIGTVVGAALGTSTVTSYVESTAGVAAGGRTGLTSVVTAGMFIIALLFSPIFLLIPAAATAPALIIVGFLMMTQAGEINYKDPTEGIPAFLTMIMMPFTYSVAEGIVYGVLAYVILKCIKGKFKEIPVVTWILFVIFMLRFFVKF, encoded by the coding sequence ATGGAAAGATTTTTTAAAATTAAAGAGCACAATACTACTGTGCGCACCGAAGTTATTGCGGGTATTACTACCTTTTTGGCAATGGCTTATATTTTGGCTGTAAATCCCGGCATTTTAAGTGAGGCCGGAATGGATAGAGGTGCCGTTTTTACTGCAACCGCTCTGTCCGCCGCTATTGCAACCCTCGCTATGGGCCTTTTGGCTAACCTTCCTGTTGCCCTTGCGTCAGGAATGGGATTAAATGCTTTTTTTACGTATAGCGTTGTTATAGGTTTAGGTTATTCCCCGTCTACGGCATTAACGGCCGTATTTTTAGAAGGCGTTCTTTTTATTTTGCTTTCAGCTGTAAATGTCCGTGAAGCTATCGTAAAATCCATACCTCTTAATCTTAAAAAAGCTGTAGCCGCAGGTATCGGTATCTTTATTACCTTTATCGCTTTTCAGAATTCGGGCATAATTGTCGATAATCCTGCGACCCTCGTAGGACTCGGAGAATTCACTTGGGGTTCTCCTGCCGTTTTAGCCCTTATCGGTTTAATTATAACCTGTGCTCTTTTTATTTTAAGGGTACCGGGAGCAATCTTAATAGGTATTTTAATTACAACCATCATAGGTATTCCCTTAAAGATTACGGTTCCATTCGGAGGCTGGGAAGGCTGGTCTCCTATAAGTCTCCCCTCGGCACCTGCCGTACTTAATTTTGACTTTTCAAATGTTCTTTCTTTTAAGTTTTTTATTGTATTTGTTTCATTCCTCTTTGTCGATATTTTTGATACGGTCGGAACCCTCGTAGGTGTTGCAACTCAGGCAAACCTTGTAGATAAAGATGGAAATATTCCCAAGATTAAGCAGGCCTTTTTATCGGACGCTATCGGAACAGTGGTTGGTGCCGCCCTCGGAACCTCAACGGTAACAAGTTATGTAGAAAGTACAGCCGGTGTTGCAGCCGGAGGAAGAACCGGTTTAACATCTGTGGTTACAGCCGGTATGTTTATCATTGCCTTGCTGTTTTCTCCGATTTTCTTATTGATTCCTGCAGCGGCCACTGCTCCTGCCTTAATAATAGTAGGCTTTTTGATGATGACCCAAGCCGGCGAAATAAACTATAAGGATCCTACAGAGGGTATCCCCGCATTCTTGACAATGATTATGATGCCCTTTACCTACAGTGTTGCCGAAGGTATCGTATACGGTGTTTTGGCCTATGTTATCTTAAAATGTATTAAAGGAAAATTCAAGGAAATCCCTGTTGTCACATGGATACTTTTTGTGATTTTTATGTTAAGATTTTTTGTTAAATTTTAA
- the rodA gene encoding rod shape-determining protein RodA gives MNIRKITNFDYLLFLAVVLLSFIGILFIYSSGINSAGELVSKEYVKQILWVCTGIVLLLLSCIYDYRRIKDRTFLIYLVGMILLLYTGIFGTVRHNARSWIGVNNLGIQPSEFIKLIFILFLAYYLDKSQKEESLKRFIKAMAIMIVPVALILKQPDLGTASVYIPIFLIMCFIAGIPLRFILYVFFLGVLTIVFTLMPLWEEVILKTSHIMTNILKNSQVSIIILFAMGISTVIAMIGNVLLKRRYYYWIAYVLSLVTVAFAGSIVGVRALKEYQMMRLIIFLDPEVDPLKHGWNIIQSITAIGSGGLTGRGYLMGTQSHYRYLPEQSTDFIFSILSEEWGFLGGIFVFFLYSIVFFRFFLSIKRCDDLFGKLIVSGILAMFFFHFFVNVGMVMGIMPITGIPLLFLSYGGSSLWTAMISVGVVIGINLRQL, from the coding sequence ATGAACATACGCAAAATTACAAACTTTGATTATCTATTATTTTTGGCCGTTGTTCTTTTGTCGTTTATCGGAATACTTTTTATTTATTCTTCAGGAATAAATTCTGCCGGGGAGCTTGTTTCTAAGGAGTATGTTAAGCAGATTTTATGGGTTTGTACCGGTATCGTTTTGCTCTTGCTTTCCTGCATTTACGATTACAGGCGGATAAAGGATAGAACATTTTTAATTTATTTGGTAGGAATGATTTTGCTGCTATATACCGGCATTTTTGGAACTGTCAGGCATAATGCAAGGAGCTGGATAGGCGTAAATAATCTAGGTATTCAGCCTTCGGAATTTATAAAACTTATTTTTATTCTTTTTTTAGCCTATTATTTGGATAAATCACAAAAGGAAGAATCTCTAAAGCGATTTATAAAGGCGATGGCGATAATGATTGTTCCTGTTGCCCTTATTTTAAAACAGCCCGACCTTGGAACAGCAAGCGTATATATTCCGATTTTTTTGATAATGTGTTTTATTGCCGGTATTCCGCTTCGCTTTATCCTCTATGTATTTTTCTTAGGGGTTTTAACTATTGTTTTTACTTTGATGCCTCTTTGGGAAGAAGTTATTTTAAAGACAAGTCATATAATGACAAATATTTTAAAAAATTCTCAAGTTTCCATTATTATCCTGTTTGCGATGGGTATTTCAACTGTCATTGCAATGATAGGTAATGTTTTACTAAAAAGAAGATATTATTATTGGATTGCCTATGTTCTTTCGCTGGTTACTGTAGCATTTGCAGGTTCTATAGTCGGGGTGAGGGCTTTAAAAGAATATCAGATGATGCGTTTAATTATCTTTTTGGATCCTGAAGTAGACCCCTTAAAACACGGCTGGAATATAATTCAGTCAATTACAGCTATCGGTTCAGGCGGCTTAACGGGACGCGGTTATCTTATGGGAACTCAAAGCCATTACCGATACTTACCTGAACAAAGCACGGATTTTATTTTCAGTATTTTATCTGAAGAATGGGGTTTTTTAGGCGGCATTTTTGTTTTTTTTCTTTACAGCATAGTTTTTTTTAGATTTTTCCTTTCAATTAAGCGATGTGATGATCTTTTTGGCAAGCTCATTGTTTCCGGTATTTTGGCAATGTTCTTTTTCCATTTTTTTGTAAATGTAGGTATGGTAATGGGGATAATGCCCATCACAGGCATCCCTCTCTTGTTTTTATCTTACGGCGGTTCTTCCCTTTGGACGGCTATGATTTCCGTCGGTGTTGTTATAGGAATAAATTTGCGGCAGTTGTAA
- a CDS encoding aldose epimerase family protein: MKITTTEFGTFSNGNKALLFTIFNGKMILCCTNYGCCITGILLPSKNGGFDDVVLGYSSFIGYINNFPHFGSFIGRYAGRISNAEFTLGNQQYLLTPNDGGKHCLHGGYPFYDKVLYEAKTFKNRQEAGVVFSRTSPDGEQGFPGNLKIEVSYSLTPDNEIIIRYKAVSDKTTPVNFTNHSYFNLNPAGMQSNGSYVSVLNHEVQIFSEQYLETNQELIPTGKFLKVENTGYDFRKPRLLSEGVQEIGGSFDNSWVIKKEVSDHKTLAAIVKEPVTKRILTVYSTQPALIMYTGGFLNNELGKNGDVYNKFAGLCLESQAFPDSLHQPHFPNTVIKPGEVYERETLWHFAF, encoded by the coding sequence TTGAAGATAACAACGACCGAATTCGGAACTTTTTCAAACGGAAATAAGGCCTTACTATTTACGATTTTTAACGGTAAGATGATACTCTGTTGTACTAATTACGGATGCTGTATTACGGGAATTCTTTTACCTTCAAAAAACGGCGGCTTTGACGATGTTGTTTTAGGATATTCGAGCTTTATCGGCTATATAAATAATTTTCCGCATTTCGGCTCTTTTATAGGCAGATATGCAGGCAGAATTTCAAATGCGGAATTTACTTTAGGGAATCAGCAATATCTTTTAACGCCCAATGACGGCGGGAAACACTGTCTTCATGGAGGTTATCCTTTTTACGATAAAGTCTTGTATGAGGCAAAGACCTTTAAAAACAGGCAAGAGGCGGGTGTCGTTTTTTCGCGTACTTCTCCCGATGGAGAGCAGGGCTTCCCCGGAAATTTAAAAATTGAAGTAAGCTATTCTCTTACGCCGGATAATGAGATTATTATAAGATATAAGGCCGTGTCCGATAAAACGACACCGGTTAATTTTACAAATCACAGCTATTTTAATTTAAATCCGGCCGGAATGCAGTCTAACGGTTCCTATGTTTCGGTATTAAATCATGAAGTTCAAATATTTTCCGAGCAATATCTTGAAACTAATCAAGAGCTTATTCCGACGGGTAAATTTTTAAAGGTAGAAAATACGGGCTATGATTTTAGAAAACCGCGGCTTTTGAGCGAGGGCGTACAAGAAATAGGCGGAAGTTTTGATAACAGCTGGGTTATAAAAAAAGAAGTCAGCGACCATAAAACCTTGGCTGCAATAGTAAAAGAGCCCGTTACCAAGAGGATATTAACAGTCTACTCAACCCAACCTGCTCTTATAATGTATACGGGCGGTTTTCTTAACAACGAATTAGGCAAAAACGGAGATGTCTACAATAAATTTGCAGGCCTTTGTCTTGAAAGTCAAGCCTTCCCGGATTCGTTACATCAGCCCCATTTCCCCAATACCGTAATTAAGCCGGGTGAAGTTTATGAACGCGAGACTCTTTGGCACTTTGCATTTTAA
- the mrdA gene encoding penicillin-binding protein 2, whose protein sequence is MKNTEESLNSRLRLFSIFVFFILIAYTYKLFSMQIIHGDQFKQKSQNISKRTTLIPAQRGEIFDREANTPMVLNIDSFAVDIVPGEVPRQEFDTVINRLSSILKIPVSQIEKKLPVSVRRDFRSIQIKSNVDYSTIVQVAESIDSLPGVSWHSKPVRNYVDTRSFSHIIGYVGDITTDELTRFYNKGYTSNSIIGKAGIEKQYDEILRGTDGVEYRTVDAKGRYIENTTVVTPPKMGNNLVLTIDKRIQKLAEDALGPRIGAAIVLKPTTGEVLAMVSYPFFDQNIFGKEISSSLAKELFENPNNPLLNRAIGANYPPASTFKVIMNTAILNEKAFPPETTVPCLGEIEYGNRVFRCHIRKPGHGKLALNEALAKSCDVYYWTVCRDYLGIEKIVDYAKRFGLGQSTEIDLPNEINGVLPSPKWKERRYHEKWLNGDTMNMSIGQGFTLASPLQVANMACMVINNGVIYKPHLLKEIRDPSSGEVIKTVQPEILHKENIGQEIFQQVRQAMNLVTIQGEARYPMKNPMFRFAGKTGTAEVGLQDRWHSWMVAYGPYDAPTKDMVVVCIIVEAVNEWEWWAPYAANIILHGTLANQTYDETIDYLGFRQLPAVIRRSE, encoded by the coding sequence ATGAAAAATACTGAAGAGAGTTTAAATTCACGGCTTAGGTTATTTTCGATCTTCGTTTTTTTTATTTTGATAGCTTATACTTATAAACTGTTTTCAATGCAGATCATTCACGGAGATCAGTTTAAGCAAAAGTCCCAAAATATTTCAAAGCGGACAACTCTTATACCGGCTCAAAGAGGCGAGATATTTGATAGAGAAGCAAATACGCCGATGGTTTTAAACATCGACTCCTTCGCTGTTGATATTGTTCCGGGCGAAGTTCCTCGTCAAGAATTCGATACCGTAATAAACAGATTAAGTTCAATCTTAAAAATTCCTGTTTCACAGATAGAAAAAAAATTGCCGGTAAGTGTTAGAAGGGATTTTAGATCGATACAAATCAAATCCAACGTCGATTATTCTACGATTGTGCAAGTGGCAGAAAGCATCGATTCTCTTCCGGGGGTTTCGTGGCACTCAAAACCTGTCAGAAACTATGTAGATACCCGCTCTTTTTCTCACATAATAGGCTATGTAGGCGATATAACTACGGACGAATTGACCCGCTTTTATAATAAGGGATATACATCAAACAGCATAATAGGTAAGGCCGGAATCGAAAAACAATATGACGAAATTTTACGCGGAACCGATGGGGTGGAATACCGGACTGTAGATGCCAAGGGCAGATACATAGAAAACACCACAGTTGTAACACCGCCTAAGATGGGAAATAACCTTGTTCTTACTATCGACAAACGAATTCAAAAACTGGCCGAAGATGCTTTGGGCCCCAGAATAGGAGCTGCCATCGTATTAAAACCTACAACAGGCGAGGTCCTGGCAATGGTTTCCTATCCTTTTTTTGATCAAAATATTTTCGGTAAGGAAATTTCAAGCTCTCTTGCAAAAGAATTGTTTGAAAATCCCAATAATCCTCTTTTGAACAGGGCGATAGGGGCTAATTATCCGCCTGCTTCTACTTTTAAAGTTATAATGAATACTGCAATTTTAAACGAAAAAGCCTTTCCGCCTGAAACAACGGTTCCTTGTTTGGGAGAAATTGAATACGGAAACCGTGTATTCCGTTGTCATATAAGAAAGCCGGGCCACGGAAAATTGGCCTTAAACGAGGCTCTGGCAAAATCATGCGACGTTTATTATTGGACTGTTTGCCGCGATTATTTGGGTATCGAAAAAATTGTAGACTATGCAAAGCGTTTCGGCTTAGGTCAATCGACTGAGATAGATTTACCTAATGAAATTAATGGAGTGCTTCCATCGCCTAAATGGAAAGAGCGCCGATACCATGAAAAATGGCTTAACGGAGATACAATGAATATGTCTATAGGTCAAGGATTTACTCTTGCTTCTCCGCTTCAGGTAGCCAATATGGCTTGTATGGTTATAAACAATGGTGTAATCTATAAGCCTCATCTTTTAAAAGAAATAAGGGATCCTTCAAGCGGAGAGGTTATAAAAACCGTTCAACCTGAAATTCTGCATAAAGAAAATATCGGACAAGAGATTTTTCAACAAGTCAGGCAGGCTATGAATCTTGTTACGATACAGGGAGAAGCCCGATATCCTATGAAAAATCCCATGTTCCGTTTTGCAGGTAAAACGGGAACGGCTGAAGTCGGTTTACAGGATAGGTGGCATTCATGGATGGTAGCTTACGGTCCCTATGATGCACCTACTAAAGATATGGTTGTTGTCTGCATCATTGTAGAGGCTGTAAACGAGTGGGAATGGTGGGCTCCTTATGCTGCCAATATAATATTGCACGGAACACTTGCAAATCAAACCTATGATGAAACTATAGACTATCTCGGCTTTAGGCAGCTTCCTGCGGTTATAAGGAGAAGCGAATGA
- the mreD gene encoding rod shape-determining protein MreD, producing the protein MKKVILWTSLSVFFITLLQTAIFSHISFFTVLPDLVLLTVIYIAISNGSLTGLICGFIAGLLADFLSAAPIGLHSFIFTLIGYLVGKFYGIYNLNKVIFPCILGGLGFVFKVLLLFVLKILFGQNIHTYNIFSINFAIEAAVNIFFTPFVFLFFNLFPQAFISRSIVQYEKY; encoded by the coding sequence TTGAAAAAAGTTATTTTGTGGACTTCTTTAAGCGTTTTTTTTATAACCTTACTTCAAACAGCTATTTTTTCTCATATATCTTTTTTTACCGTATTGCCCGATTTGGTTTTGCTTACCGTTATTTATATTGCAATTTCAAACGGTTCTCTTACAGGTTTGATTTGTGGTTTTATTGCAGGCCTTTTAGCCGATTTTTTGTCGGCGGCTCCCATAGGGTTACATTCCTTTATTTTTACTTTAATAGGTTACCTTGTAGGAAAATTTTACGGTATTTATAATTTAAACAAGGTAATTTTCCCTTGTATTTTAGGCGGTTTAGGCTTTGTATTTAAGGTATTACTTTTGTTTGTTTTAAAAATACTTTTTGGGCAAAATATTCATACCTATAACATTTTTTCGATAAACTTTGCCATAGAGGCTGCGGTAAATATTTTTTTTACTCCCTTTGTATTTTTATTTTTTAATCTTTTTCCTCAAGCCTTTATATCGAGGAGTATAGTACAATATGAAAAATACTGA
- a CDS encoding phosphate/phosphite/phosphonate ABC transporter substrate-binding protein produces the protein MKHKIILFLAAICLLFGCTKNETKKPVTMVFLPNESSDAMKDARQAFMEIISEAVGRPVEIKTTTDYNIALEAIISGNADMAYIGAEGYINAHKRNPAIVPVVTNSGPSGTLEDALYYSFIAVRTEDAAQYKDGAGYDLNRLKGKSISFVSTSSTSGFVIPATLLVKKFGTNSTDELIQGNSVFSKVLFAGSHQGSQVNLFRKDADAAAFAIPQTIGVYDLIEGEAYQTGAAYKVVEGAIEPFDKFPGSEITIIQSIPVLNAPIVMNTKTLTPEEQEKIQEALTSEKTANNPGIFKIKDSEKKGMYPKYTEKTKLVKTTDAWYDKIRNLTK, from the coding sequence ATGAAACACAAAATTATATTATTTTTGGCAGCTATCTGCCTCCTTTTCGGTTGCACTAAAAACGAAACAAAAAAACCGGTTACCATGGTATTTTTACCGAATGAATCAAGCGATGCCATGAAAGATGCCCGGCAAGCTTTTATGGAAATAATAAGCGAAGCTGTAGGCCGTCCCGTTGAAATCAAAACGACAACGGATTATAACATAGCCTTAGAAGCAATTATATCCGGAAATGCAGACATGGCTTATATCGGAGCCGAGGGTTATATAAATGCCCATAAAAGAAATCCGGCCATTGTACCGGTAGTAACCAATTCAGGGCCCAGCGGTACATTGGAAGACGCTTTGTATTATAGTTTTATAGCAGTAAGAACGGAAGATGCAGCTCAATATAAAGATGGAGCCGGCTATGACTTGAACCGCTTAAAAGGAAAAAGCATTTCATTTGTTTCTACAAGCTCTACATCGGGCTTTGTAATTCCTGCGACCCTGCTCGTAAAAAAATTCGGCACAAACAGTACCGATGAACTTATTCAAGGAAATTCCGTTTTTTCTAAGGTGCTATTTGCAGGTTCCCATCAAGGCTCTCAGGTTAATCTATTTAGAAAGGATGCAGATGCCGCAGCCTTTGCAATTCCTCAAACAATAGGCGTCTATGATTTAATTGAAGGAGAAGCCTATCAGACAGGAGCCGCTTACAAGGTTGTAGAAGGAGCTATAGAACCCTTTGACAAATTTCCCGGAAGCGAAATTACCATAATCCAATCGATTCCGGTTTTAAACGCTCCAATAGTAATGAATACAAAGACCCTGACCCCCGAAGAACAGGAAAAAATACAGGAAGCCCTTACCTCCGAAAAAACGGCAAATAATCCCGGTATTTTTAAAATAAAAGACTCCGAGAAAAAAGGGATGTATCCCAAATACACGGAAAAAACAAAACTAGTTAAAACCACAGATGCTTGGTACGATAAAATCAGAAATTTAACAAAATAA